In the genome of Cryptomeria japonica chromosome 8, Sugi_1.0, whole genome shotgun sequence, one region contains:
- the LOC131062458 gene encoding zinc transporter 8 has product METFRRIAFSLALFSTLSLVGAEDADCSEEQSFRNKNEALHLKLGAIASILVGGTIGVCLPIWGKTISALRPDKDIFLIIKSFAAGVIVATGFVHILPDAFESLGNPCLKGDAWEKFPFAGFTAMMGSVVSLMVDAMATGYYQRDHLKKHQSTVGVPLADMSSSQVENIGQVELQSHLHTHGGTLAYDSTAEGSASSLLRHRVISQVLELGIVTHSVIIGISLGASENPSTIRPLIAALTFHQFFEGMGLGGCIVQARFKSRSTALMAFFFSITTPFGIAVGIAISSTYNENSPTALIVEGMFNSVSAGILIYMALVDLLAADFLGPRMQSKVGLQLWSYASLFLGIGAMSLMAKWA; this is encoded by the exons ATGGAAACATTTAGGAGGATTGCCTTCTCATTGGCATTGTTTTCAACACTCAGTTTGGTGGGTGCAGAGGATGCCGATTGTTCTGAGGAACAAAGTTTCAGAAACAAGAATGAAGCTCTCCACCTCAAGCTTGGGGCAATTGCCTCTATTTTGGTAGGGGGCACAATAGGCGTATGCTTGCCTATCTGGGGGAAGACTATTAGTGCTTTAAGGCCAGATAAGGACATCTTTCTTATCATCAAGTCTTTTGCAGCAGGTGTTATTGTGGCAACgggttttgttcatatccttccTGATGCCTTTGAGAGTCTGGGTAATCCTTGCTTGAAGGGAGATGCTTGGGAAAAGTTCCCGTTTGCTGGGTTTACAGCTATGATGGGGTCTGTTGTCAGTCTTATGGTAGATGCCATGGCCACTGGATATTATCAACGAGACCACCTTAAGAAACATCAATCTACGGTTGGTGTACCACTCGCAGATATGTCTAGCTCACAAGTTGAGAACATAGGGCAGGTGGAACTTCAGAGTCATCTTCATACGCATGGCGGCACCCTTGCATATGATTCAACCGCGGAAGGCTCTGCTTCATCATTGCTTCGCCACCGCGTTATTTCTCAG GTATTAGAGCTTGGAATAGTGACCCACTCAGTGATAATTGGGATATCGTTAGGGGCATCTGAGAATCCATCCACCATACGCCCTCTAATTGCAGCTTTGACATTTCATCAGTTTTTTGAAGGAATGGGTCTTGGAGGATGCATAGTTCAG GCGAGGTTCAAGAGCAGATCGACAGCGCTAATGGCGTTCTTCTTTTCTATAACTACACCGTTTGGAATTGCAGTGGGGATCGCAATTTCATCGACATATAATGAAAATAGTCCAACAGCTCTAATTGTTGAGGGGATGTTCAACTCGGTCTCTGCAGGAATTCTGATATATATGGCATTAGTGGATCTTCTTGCAGCAGATTTCCTTGGGCCACGAATGCAGAGCAAAGTGGGGCTTCAACTGTGGTCTTATGCTTCTCTTTTTTTAGGAATCGGTGCCATGTCTTTGATGGCCAAATGGGCTTAA
- the LOC131062459 gene encoding zinc transporter 8, whose product MDLGGCIVQARFKSRSTALMAFFFSITTPLGIAGGIAISLTYNENIPTALIVEGMFNSVSAGILIYMAALVDLLAADFLGSGMQTKVGLQLRYYASLLLGIGAMSLLPKWA is encoded by the exons ATGGATCTTGGAGGATGCATAGTTCAG GCGAGGTTCAAGAGCAGATCGACAGCGCTAATGGCGTTCTTCTTTTCTATAACTACACCGCTTGGAATTGCAGGGGGAATCGCAATTTCATTGACATATAATGAAAATATTCCAACAGCTCTAATTGTTGAGGGAATGTTCAACTCAGTCTCTGCAGGAATTCTGATATATATGGCTGCATTAGTGGATCTTCTTGCAGCAGATTTTCTTGGCTCAGGAATGCAGACCAAAGTGGGGCTTCAACTGCGGTATTATGCTTCTCTTTTGTTAGGAATCGGTGCCATGTCTTTGTTGCCCAAATGGGCTTAA